A single Candidatus Aminicenantes bacterium DNA region contains:
- the tuf gene encoding elongation factor Tu (EF-Tu; promotes GTP-dependent binding of aminoacyl-tRNA to the A-site of ribosomes during protein biosynthesis; when the tRNA anticodon matches the mRNA codon, GTP hydrolysis results; the inactive EF-Tu-GDP leaves the ribosome and release of GDP is promoted by elongation factor Ts; many prokaryotes have two copies of the gene encoding EF-Tu) yields the protein RPQFFFRTTDVTGSVNLPEGVEMVMPGDNANLSIELITPIDREKGLKFAIREGGRTIGAGSVTDIIE from the coding sequence ATCGTCCGCAGTTCTTTTTCCGCACCACGGACGTGACGGGCTCGGTTAATCTTCCCGAAGGCGTGGAGATGGTCATGCCCGGCGACAACGCGAACCTGTCAATTGAGCTGATCACGCCGATTGACAGGGAGAAGGGCCTGAAGTTCGCCATCCGCGAAGGCGGCCGCACCATCGGCGCCGGCTCCGTGACCGATATTATTGAATAA